The following proteins are encoded in a genomic region of Actinomycetota bacterium:
- a CDS encoding LLM class F420-dependent oxidoreductase, which translates to MSDRTDRRARLRDAIGRVGVWSFAFDRLRTAEEREAARRIEALGYPVLWIPESVGSKDVMAHASLLLSATERLVVATGIANIWARDPMAMANGARLLDDAFPGRFVLGIGVSHGPSVERRGVHRYERPYRRMREYLGAMDEARYSVVDAPEPPPRLLAALGPRMLRLAAERAEGAHPYFVPVEHTAGARAALGPEPVLAVELAVVLEPDADPARRIARAYMEGYLKLDNYANNLRRLGWSDQDLQGGGSDGLVDAIVAWGDVEAVYGRVREHLDAGADHVCVQALAEDPADVALRQLGELAPALLEA; encoded by the coding sequence ATGAGCGACCGCACGGATCGCCGGGCCCGGCTGCGGGATGCGATCGGAAGGGTGGGGGTGTGGAGCTTCGCCTTCGACCGCCTCCGGACGGCCGAGGAACGCGAGGCCGCTCGGCGCATCGAGGCGCTCGGCTACCCCGTCCTGTGGATCCCCGAGAGCGTGGGCAGCAAGGACGTGATGGCCCATGCCTCGCTGCTCCTGTCGGCCACGGAGCGCCTGGTGGTGGCCACCGGAATCGCCAACATCTGGGCCCGGGACCCGATGGCCATGGCCAACGGGGCTCGCCTGCTGGACGATGCTTTTCCAGGCCGGTTCGTGCTGGGAATCGGGGTCAGCCACGGGCCCTCGGTCGAGCGGAGAGGGGTCCACCGCTACGAGCGCCCCTACCGCCGGATGCGCGAGTACCTCGGCGCAATGGACGAGGCCCGCTATTCGGTGGTGGACGCCCCCGAGCCGCCGCCCCGCTTGCTGGCGGCCCTGGGCCCCCGGATGCTCCGGCTGGCGGCGGAACGGGCTGAGGGGGCCCACCCCTACTTCGTCCCGGTCGAGCACACGGCCGGAGCGCGAGCGGCGCTCGGTCCGGAGCCCGTGCTGGCGGTCGAGCTGGCCGTGGTCTTGGAGCCGGACGCGGATCCGGCCCGGCGGATCGCGCGGGCGTACATGGAGGGCTACCTGAAGCTCGATAACTATGCGAACAACCTCCGGCGGCTCGGATGGAGCGACCAGGACTTGCAGGGGGGCGGCAGCGACGGGCTGGTCGACGCCATCGTGGCGTGGGGCGACGTGGAGGCCGTGTACGGGCGGGTTCGGGAGCACCTCGACGCGGGCGCCGATCACGTCTGCGTGCAAGCGCTGGCCGAGGACCCCGCGGACGTGGCGCTGCGGCAACTCGGGGAGTTGGCCCCAGCTCTGCTCGAAGCGTGA